The Streptomyces kanamyceticus genome window below encodes:
- a CDS encoding ankyrin repeat domain-containing protein, which translates to MSEAPDPEVVELATKIFDLARQGDAAALAAYVDAGVPANLTNDSGDSLVMLAAYHGHADAVRDLLARGGDANQANDRGQTPLAGAVFKGEEAVIRVLLDGGADPAAGMPSAVDTARMFGKAELLKLFGAA; encoded by the coding sequence ATGAGCGAAGCCCCCGACCCCGAGGTCGTGGAGCTGGCGACCAAGATCTTCGATCTGGCGCGCCAGGGCGACGCGGCGGCGCTCGCGGCCTACGTCGACGCGGGAGTCCCCGCGAACCTCACCAACGACAGCGGCGACTCCCTGGTGATGCTCGCGGCCTACCACGGGCACGCCGACGCGGTCCGGGACCTCCTGGCACGCGGCGGCGACGCCAACCAGGCCAACGACCGGGGCCAGACCCCGCTCGCCGGTGCGGTCTTCAAGGGCGAGGAAGCGGTGATCCGGGTCCTGCTCGACGGCGGCGCCGATCCGGCCGCGGGGATGCCGTCGGCGGTGGACACCGCCCGGATGTTCGGAAAGGCGGAGCTGCTGAAGCTGTTCGGGGCCGCCTGA
- a CDS encoding glycosyltransferase, giving the protein MGAPGKSGAALRIVRVANFVTPSSGGLRTALGELGRGYLAAGHEPVLVVPGERASVRDTEQGRVLTVPGPVLPGTGGYRVLADRRRVARLLERLAPDRLEVSDRTTLRWTGAWARRARIPAVMVSHETADGVLGTWGLPPAAARRAADALNTRTAHAYTRVVCTTRWAEREFRRVGARNVVHAPLGVDLVDHHPGLHDREVRARHARVDEVLLVLCSRLSVEKRPGTALDALAELRASGLRAVLVVAGEGPLRGRLERRARERRLPVTFLGHVADRAELGALQAAADVCLAPGPCETFGLAALEALACGTPVVASASSALPEVVGAAGAVARDSGEGFALAVRAVLARTERSRRAAARARAECFGWDAAVAAFLAAHEAAPGSAWERASRRGSHVGS; this is encoded by the coding sequence GTGGGCGCGCCGGGTAAGTCCGGCGCGGCGCTGCGGATCGTGCGGGTCGCCAACTTCGTCACGCCGTCGTCCGGCGGACTGCGCACCGCACTCGGGGAGTTGGGGCGGGGCTATCTCGCGGCGGGACACGAGCCCGTGCTCGTCGTACCCGGGGAGCGCGCGTCGGTCCGCGACACCGAGCAGGGGCGCGTCCTGACCGTGCCGGGTCCGGTACTGCCCGGCACCGGTGGCTATCGGGTCCTCGCCGACCGGCGCAGGGTGGCCAGGCTCCTGGAGCGGCTCGCCCCCGACCGGCTGGAGGTCTCGGACCGCACCACGCTGCGCTGGACCGGGGCGTGGGCCAGGCGGGCCAGGATCCCGGCCGTGATGGTCTCCCACGAGACGGCGGACGGCGTCCTCGGCACGTGGGGCCTGCCGCCCGCCGCGGCCCGGCGCGCCGCCGACGCGCTCAACACCCGTACGGCGCACGCGTACACGCGCGTGGTGTGCACCACGCGCTGGGCCGAGCGTGAATTCCGCCGCGTCGGGGCACGCAACGTCGTCCATGCCCCGCTCGGCGTCGACCTCGTGGACCATCACCCCGGACTCCACGACCGAGAGGTACGGGCACGGCACGCGCGCGTGGACGAGGTGCTGCTGGTGCTCTGCTCCCGGCTCTCCGTGGAGAAGCGGCCGGGGACGGCCCTCGACGCGCTGGCGGAGCTGCGGGCGAGCGGGCTGCGGGCGGTACTCGTCGTCGCGGGTGAGGGACCGCTGCGCGGGCGGCTCGAACGGCGGGCACGGGAGCGGCGGTTGCCGGTGACCTTCCTCGGCCACGTCGCCGACCGCGCGGAACTCGGCGCCTTGCAGGCCGCGGCCGACGTCTGTCTGGCACCAGGGCCGTGCGAGACGTTCGGGCTCGCCGCCCTGGAGGCCCTGGCGTGCGGCACGCCCGTGGTGGCCAGCGCCTCGTCGGCGCTGCCGGAGGTCGTCGGTGCCGCGGGGGCCGTCGCGCGCGACTCGGGGGAGGGCTTCGCGCTCGCGGTCCGCGCGGTCCTCGCACGTACGGAGCGGTCGCGGCGCGCGGCGGCACGCGCGCGTGCGGAGTGCTTCGGGTGGGACGCGGCGGTCGCGGCGTTCCTCGCGGCGCATGAGGCGGCGCCGGGATCCGCATGGGAACGGGCGTCCAGGAGGGGTTCACATGTCGGGAGTTGA
- a CDS encoding MFS transporter has protein sequence MSTTPPPQAAPADVRHDKGELPDDSGAFGWLRALGPRGRRAFGGAFGGYALDSYDYFTLPLSMVALAAYFGLDSGQTGLFTTVTLVVSAIGGAAAGVVADRIGRVKALMITVVTYAVFTVACGFAPNYETLLVFRALQGLGFGGEWAVGAILVAEYATAKNRGRTLGAIQSAWAVGWGLAVVVYTLVFQFLDDDIAWRVMFWTGALPALLVIYVRRHVHDAPEAAAERQKSADKGSFTAIFRPGLLRTTLFAVLLSTGVQGGYYTLATWVPTYLKSDRGLTVVGTGGYLAFLISGAFLGYLTGGYLTDKLGRKRNIALFAFLSAACILAYTNIPDGANGLLLVLGFPLGFCMSAIFSGFGSFLSELYPAAVRGTGQGFTYNTGRAVGAVFPTMVGFLADSWGVGGALVFGAIGYGLAVIALFGLPETRGRELL, from the coding sequence ATGAGCACGACCCCACCGCCCCAGGCCGCCCCGGCCGACGTACGCCACGACAAGGGCGAACTCCCCGACGACAGCGGGGCGTTCGGCTGGCTGCGCGCCCTCGGGCCGCGCGGCCGACGCGCCTTCGGAGGCGCCTTCGGGGGCTACGCCCTCGACTCGTACGACTACTTCACGCTGCCCCTGAGCATGGTCGCGCTCGCCGCGTACTTCGGCCTGGACAGCGGGCAGACCGGCCTGTTCACCACGGTCACCCTGGTCGTCTCGGCGATCGGCGGCGCCGCCGCGGGCGTCGTCGCCGACCGGATCGGCCGCGTCAAGGCGCTGATGATCACGGTCGTCACCTACGCGGTCTTCACCGTCGCCTGCGGCTTCGCGCCCAACTACGAGACGCTGCTGGTCTTCCGCGCCCTCCAGGGGCTCGGTTTCGGCGGCGAGTGGGCGGTCGGCGCGATCCTCGTCGCGGAGTACGCCACCGCAAAGAACCGAGGCCGTACGCTCGGCGCGATCCAGAGCGCCTGGGCCGTCGGCTGGGGGCTCGCGGTGGTCGTCTACACCCTGGTGTTCCAGTTCCTCGACGACGACATCGCCTGGCGCGTGATGTTCTGGACCGGCGCGCTGCCCGCCCTCCTCGTGATCTACGTACGCCGCCATGTGCACGACGCACCGGAGGCGGCGGCCGAGCGCCAGAAGAGCGCGGACAAGGGATCGTTCACGGCCATCTTCCGGCCCGGGCTGCTGCGCACCACGCTCTTCGCCGTGCTCCTGTCCACGGGCGTGCAGGGCGGCTATTACACGCTCGCCACCTGGGTGCCCACCTACCTGAAGTCGGATCGCGGCCTGACGGTCGTGGGCACGGGCGGCTATCTCGCCTTCCTGATCTCCGGTGCGTTCCTCGGCTATCTGACCGGCGGCTACCTCACCGACAAGCTCGGCCGCAAGCGCAACATCGCGCTCTTCGCGTTCCTCTCGGCCGCCTGCATCCTCGCGTACACGAACATCCCCGACGGCGCCAACGGCCTTCTCCTTGTGCTCGGTTTCCCGCTCGGCTTCTGCATGTCGGCGATCTTCAGCGGCTTCGGCTCCTTCCTGAGCGAGCTCTATCCGGCCGCGGTGCGCGGCACGGGACAGGGCTTCACGTACAACACGGGCCGCGCGGTCGGTGCCGTCTTCCCCACCATGGTGGGCTTCCTGGCCGACAGCTGGGGCGTGGGCGGCGCGCTGGTCTTCGGAGCCATCGGTTACGGCCTCGCCGTCATCGCCCTGTTCGGCCTGCCCGAGACGCGCGGGAGGGAGCTGCTGTGA
- a CDS encoding GntR family transcriptional regulator, with translation MADPGMAEGMAAVGGLADDRALLGRTSTAERVSDILRTRIAEGFFPPGTRLSEDSIGGALGVSRNTLREAFRLLTHERLLEHQLNRGVFVRVLTVEDVEDIYRARRLVECAVVRGLGAPPFALDGIAGAVADGLRAAAEKKWKGVSTANIHFHRELVALAGSARMDELMRTVFAELRLAFHVVDDPRGLHQPYLERNQRILDTLRKGDAAHAERLLADYLQDSLAGLLEVYRRRVGADG, from the coding sequence ATGGCTGATCCGGGCATGGCTGAGGGGATGGCCGCAGTGGGTGGACTGGCCGACGACCGTGCGCTCCTGGGGCGCACCAGTACCGCCGAGCGGGTCTCCGACATCCTCAGGACCCGCATCGCCGAGGGTTTCTTCCCGCCGGGCACCCGGCTCTCCGAGGACAGCATCGGCGGGGCGCTCGGCGTCTCGCGCAACACGCTGAGAGAGGCGTTCCGGCTGCTCACCCATGAGCGGCTCCTGGAGCACCAGCTCAATCGCGGCGTCTTCGTGCGGGTCCTCACCGTCGAGGACGTCGAGGACATCTACCGCGCCCGCCGCCTCGTGGAGTGCGCCGTCGTGCGCGGTCTCGGCGCACCTCCGTTCGCCCTCGACGGGATCGCGGGCGCCGTCGCCGACGGCCTGCGGGCCGCGGCCGAGAAGAAGTGGAAGGGCGTCTCCACCGCCAACATCCACTTCCACCGTGAACTCGTGGCGCTCGCCGGAAGCGCCCGCATGGACGAACTGATGCGCACCGTGTTCGCCGAACTGCGCCTGGCCTTCCACGTGGTGGACGACCCGCGCGGTCTCCACCAGCCCTACCTCGAACGCAACCAGCGGATCCTGGACACCCTGCGCAAGGGTGACGCCGCACACGCCGAGCGGCTGCTCGCCGACTATCTCCAGGACTCCCTCGCGGGCCTGCTCGAGGTGTACCGGCGGCGCGTCGGCGCGGACGGCTGA
- a CDS encoding 5-oxoprolinase subunit C family protein: MSDRAFAVVRAGALTTVQDRGRPGHAHLGVPRSGALDQPAARLVNRLVGNPPDAAVLETTLDGCALRPRRPVTVAVGGAPCPVTVDGRPAPWGAAIRVPAGALLDVGAARSGVRCYLAFDGGVQVDPVLGSRSTDLLSGLGPPPLTTGAVLPLGSPSGTHARVDTVPQPAPPRELVLRVARGPRADWFTPAALHTLATRAYRVSSASNRIGLRTEGPALERAVHGELPSEGMVLGAVQVPPDGRPVVFLADHPTTGGYPVVAVVREPDLAAAAQAVPGTPVRFVPTGWR, from the coding sequence ATGAGCGACCGTGCCTTCGCCGTCGTACGGGCCGGGGCGCTGACCACCGTGCAGGACCGCGGGCGCCCCGGGCACGCCCATCTCGGGGTGCCCCGCTCCGGGGCCCTCGACCAGCCCGCGGCGCGCCTGGTCAACCGTCTGGTGGGCAACCCGCCCGATGCCGCGGTCCTGGAGACCACCCTCGACGGCTGCGCCCTGCGCCCGCGCCGACCGGTCACCGTGGCGGTCGGCGGCGCGCCCTGCCCGGTGACCGTGGACGGCCGCCCCGCGCCCTGGGGCGCGGCGATACGGGTCCCCGCAGGAGCGCTCCTCGACGTGGGAGCCGCACGCTCCGGAGTACGTTGCTACCTCGCGTTCGACGGCGGCGTACAGGTCGACCCGGTGCTCGGCAGCCGCTCCACGGACCTCCTCTCCGGCCTGGGTCCGCCGCCGCTCACGACCGGCGCCGTACTGCCCCTGGGAAGCCCTAGCGGCACCCACGCGCGCGTGGACACCGTGCCGCAGCCCGCGCCGCCCCGGGAGCTGGTACTGCGCGTGGCCCGTGGGCCGCGCGCCGACTGGTTCACGCCCGCGGCACTGCACACGCTCGCCACGCGCGCGTACCGGGTGTCGTCGGCGAGCAACCGCATCGGCCTGCGCACCGAAGGTCCCGCTCTGGAACGCGCGGTCCACGGCGAACTGCCCAGCGAGGGCATGGTGCTCGGCGCCGTCCAGGTGCCGCCGGACGGCAGACCGGTGGTCTTCCTCGCCGACCACCCGACCACCGGGGGCTACCCGGTGGTCGCTGTCGTCCGCGAACCGGACCTCGCCGCGGCGGCCCAGGCGGTGCCGGGAACGCCGGTGCGCTTCGTCCCGACCGGGTGGCGCTGA
- a CDS encoding 5-oxoprolinase subunit B family protein: MRALPVGDRALLVELADGAEAQALHAELLRRRATGELRVREIVPAARTVLLDGLDDPGRVRAQLPGWEIPPLPAHAGAALEIPVRYEGPDLAEVAAHWGVAESEVARIHSAAEYRVAFCGFAPGFGYLTGLPEGRAVPRRTTPRTSVPAGSVALAGPYTGVYPRASPGGWQLIGSTDAVLWDHARVPAALLAPGVRVRFVAEER; encoded by the coding sequence ATGAGGGCCCTGCCGGTCGGCGACCGGGCCCTGCTCGTCGAACTGGCCGACGGCGCCGAGGCCCAGGCACTCCACGCCGAGCTGCTGCGCCGCCGTGCCACGGGCGAGCTACGCGTACGGGAGATCGTCCCCGCCGCCCGCACGGTGCTCCTCGACGGCCTCGACGACCCCGGCCGCGTACGGGCGCAGCTGCCCGGCTGGGAGATTCCGCCGCTGCCCGCACACGCGGGGGCCGCGCTGGAGATACCCGTGCGCTACGAAGGACCCGATCTCGCCGAGGTGGCGGCGCACTGGGGCGTGGCCGAGAGCGAGGTCGCCCGGATCCACTCGGCGGCCGAATACCGCGTCGCCTTCTGCGGGTTCGCCCCCGGCTTCGGCTATCTCACCGGACTCCCGGAGGGCCGCGCGGTGCCGCGCAGGACCACGCCCCGTACGTCCGTACCGGCGGGCAGCGTCGCCCTGGCGGGGCCGTACACGGGCGTCTACCCGCGCGCGTCGCCCGGCGGCTGGCAGCTGATCGGCTCGACGGACGCCGTCCTGTGGGACCACGCGCGCGTGCCCGCCGCGCTCCTCGCGCCCGGTGTGCGCGTCCGGTTCGTGGCGGAGGAGCGATGA
- a CDS encoding HEAT repeat domain-containing protein, producing MFDPVIAPSGTLLGLLQRGRGDGTLHALTAPRSEALAAIDHCVLSDPRHDWQVENRSLYYARLYLDLHGGLGEIERHLFDAEDVLDTDDSRTGLALAVLGHLASYGRHDALELLRRYATYGTNWAWALDELALRDDDAGLRALAAPVLARFPADAEGEAELAAVVRDAYEPRPWRLWEEDPRAEVGARVRAAREQGSFDRWQRQLRPSGPRPGWSVQAVFDWAQEGLERGAVLYVPAARCLTAVAGPDDRAEIVEAARSGSDGARGTALRYLADARDPEALDLIEYAAESTSPVVVDAATASFERMRDVAAVERARRWAYRPDALGAAAGRLLACRGEAKDDKLVLAALREAVRGEGPDAPTLWSLVDGAGRLGIACAAPVLRHVYRETASSHLRGRAARALAATDPSFAAGFAVECLWDCEETTREVAARHAETGDARVVTQLRRLAADPAEEDEVQTAVRSRIGPDAPAV from the coding sequence ATGTTCGATCCGGTCATAGCGCCCAGCGGTACGCTGCTCGGCCTGCTGCAGCGGGGCCGCGGCGACGGCACGCTGCACGCACTCACCGCACCACGGTCCGAGGCGCTCGCCGCCATCGACCACTGCGTACTGAGCGACCCCCGCCACGACTGGCAGGTGGAGAACCGCTCCCTGTACTACGCCAGGCTCTACCTCGACCTGCACGGCGGGCTCGGGGAGATCGAGCGGCACCTGTTCGATGCCGAGGACGTCCTGGACACGGACGACTCCCGCACCGGGCTCGCCCTCGCCGTCCTCGGGCACCTCGCCTCCTACGGCAGGCATGACGCCCTCGAACTGCTGCGCCGCTACGCGACGTACGGCACCAACTGGGCCTGGGCCCTCGACGAGCTGGCGCTGCGCGACGACGACGCGGGGCTGCGCGCCCTCGCGGCCCCCGTGCTCGCCAGGTTCCCCGCCGACGCGGAGGGTGAGGCCGAGCTGGCCGCCGTCGTGCGCGACGCCTACGAACCGAGGCCCTGGCGGCTCTGGGAGGAGGACCCGAGGGCCGAGGTCGGCGCACGCGTGCGTGCCGCGCGGGAACAGGGCTCCTTCGACCGCTGGCAGCGCCAGCTGCGACCGTCGGGGCCGCGCCCCGGATGGAGCGTCCAGGCCGTCTTCGACTGGGCACAGGAAGGTCTTGAGCGCGGCGCCGTGCTGTACGTGCCCGCCGCCCGCTGCCTGACCGCCGTCGCGGGACCCGACGACCGCGCGGAGATCGTCGAGGCCGCCCGCAGCGGCTCCGACGGAGCGCGCGGCACGGCCCTTCGCTACCTGGCCGACGCCCGCGACCCCGAGGCGCTCGACCTCATCGAGTACGCCGCGGAGAGCACGTCACCGGTCGTGGTGGATGCCGCGACCGCCTCCTTCGAACGCATGCGCGATGTCGCCGCCGTCGAACGCGCGCGCCGCTGGGCCTACCGGCCCGACGCCCTCGGCGCCGCCGCGGGACGCCTGCTCGCCTGCCGGGGCGAGGCCAAGGACGACAAGCTGGTCCTTGCCGCGCTGCGGGAAGCCGTCCGCGGCGAAGGCCCCGACGCACCGACGCTGTGGAGCCTCGTCGACGGCGCGGGACGCCTCGGCATCGCCTGCGCGGCGCCCGTGCTGCGCCACGTCTACCGCGAGACCGCCTCCTCCCACCTCCGCGGCCGCGCCGCCCGCGCGCTCGCCGCGACCGACCCCTCCTTCGCCGCCGGATTCGCCGTCGAGTGCCTCTGGGACTGCGAGGAGACCACCCGCGAAGTCGCCGCACGGCACGCGGAGACCGGTGACGCCCGCGTCGTCACCCAGCTCAGAAGGCTCGCCGCCGACCCCGCCGAAGAGGACGAGGTACAGACGGCGGTACGCAGCAGGATCGGGCCCGACGCGCCCGCGGTGTAA
- a CDS encoding putative hydro-lyase translates to MSRTLQSPPEPVQDPEEARAAFRSGGTSPTAGWAPGYAQANLIAVPADWAYEMLLFCQRNPKPCPVLDVTDAGSWSTPLAPDADLRTDLPRYRVWEHGELTAEPTDVVEHWRGDLVSFLIGCSFTFESALADAGVPLRHVEQGRNVSMYVTARPCRPAGRLRGPMVVSMRPVPPRHLAAAIKESSLMPAVHGGPVHCGDPAGLGIEDLGRPDFGDPVTAEPDDIPVFWACGVTPQAAVMASRPPFAITHAPGRMFLTDARDEQYRVA, encoded by the coding sequence GTGAGCCGGACCCTCCAGAGTCCCCCGGAGCCCGTCCAGGACCCCGAAGAAGCCCGTGCGGCGTTCCGTTCGGGCGGGACGAGCCCCACCGCGGGATGGGCCCCTGGTTACGCACAGGCCAATCTCATCGCCGTCCCCGCCGACTGGGCGTACGAGATGCTCCTGTTCTGTCAGCGCAATCCGAAGCCCTGTCCGGTGCTCGACGTCACGGACGCGGGCTCCTGGAGCACCCCGCTGGCGCCGGACGCCGACCTCCGTACGGATCTGCCGCGCTACCGCGTGTGGGAGCACGGCGAGCTGACCGCCGAGCCCACGGACGTCGTGGAGCACTGGCGCGGCGACCTGGTGTCGTTCCTGATCGGCTGCAGCTTCACCTTCGAGTCGGCGCTCGCCGACGCCGGGGTCCCGCTGCGCCACGTCGAGCAGGGCCGCAACGTCTCCATGTACGTGACCGCGCGCCCCTGCCGCCCTGCGGGGCGACTGCGCGGCCCCATGGTGGTGTCGATGCGCCCGGTCCCGCCCCGCCACCTCGCCGCCGCCATCAAGGAGAGCTCCCTGATGCCCGCGGTGCACGGCGGCCCGGTGCACTGCGGCGACCCGGCCGGGCTCGGCATCGAGGACCTGGGCCGCCCCGACTTCGGCGATCCCGTGACGGCGGAACCGGATGACATCCCGGTGTTCTGGGCGTGCGGAGTGACACCGCAGGCGGCGGTCATGGCCTCCCGCCCGCCCTTCGCCATCACGCACGCGCCGGGCCGGATGTTCCTCACCGACGCCCGCGACGAGCAGTACCGGGTGGCCTGA
- a CDS encoding LamB/YcsF family protein gives MSTASADTTASIDLNADLGEGFGRWRLTDDEELLSVVTSANVACGFHAGDAVTMRRVCDRAAERGVRIGAQVSYRDLAGFGRRAMDVPPDELAAEVAYQIGALEVFARAAGTRVSYVKPHGALYNRVVADEEQARAVVDGVLLADAALPVLGLPGSRLLERAEKAGLPAVTEAFADRAYTDEGTLVPRGSDGAVITEEDAVAERSVGMATSGVVTSHGGRRIAVGARSLCLHGDTPGAVGLARRVRARLEAAGVRVAAFA, from the coding sequence ATGAGCACGGCCTCTGCTGACACCACGGCCTCGATCGACCTCAACGCCGATCTCGGCGAAGGCTTCGGACGCTGGCGCCTGACCGACGACGAGGAGCTGCTCTCCGTCGTCACCAGCGCCAACGTGGCCTGCGGATTCCACGCCGGGGACGCCGTCACCATGCGGCGGGTGTGCGACCGCGCCGCCGAGCGCGGCGTGCGGATCGGCGCACAGGTCTCCTACCGCGACCTGGCGGGTTTCGGGCGGCGCGCGATGGACGTGCCGCCCGACGAGCTGGCGGCCGAAGTGGCCTACCAGATCGGCGCCCTGGAGGTCTTCGCGCGCGCGGCGGGCACGCGCGTGTCGTACGTGAAGCCGCACGGCGCGCTCTACAACCGCGTCGTGGCCGACGAGGAGCAGGCCCGCGCGGTCGTCGACGGAGTGCTGCTCGCCGACGCCGCACTGCCGGTACTCGGGCTGCCCGGGTCGCGCCTCCTGGAGAGGGCGGAGAAGGCCGGACTCCCGGCCGTCACCGAGGCGTTCGCGGACCGCGCCTACACCGACGAGGGCACCTTGGTGCCGCGCGGCAGCGACGGTGCCGTGATCACCGAGGAGGACGCCGTCGCCGAACGGTCCGTCGGCATGGCCACGTCCGGCGTCGTCACCTCGCACGGCGGGCGCCGGATCGCGGTCGGCGCGCGGTCGCTGTGCCTGCACGGCGACACCCCGGGCGCGGTGGGTCTGGCCCGCCGGGTCCGGGCCCGCCTGGAAGCGGCGGGCGTACGCGTGGCGGCCTTCGCATGA
- a CDS encoding glycosyltransferase family 4 protein produces the protein MRVVIVTESFPPDVNGVAHCALQTARQLAGRGHQPLVVAPATEAGARADAGAPCPVVRVPSLPLPGYPQVRVALPSRRVAAALAGHRAQVVHLASPFVLGARGMAAAGRLGIPAVAVYQTDLGGYARTYVGMGESTAWRRIRAVHTAADRTLAPSSAALRDLEAHGVPRVRLWPRGVDTVRFRPALRDAALRRALAPDGELIVGYVGRLAPEKRVELLAGVCALEGVRVVVVGDGPSQGAVRAALPGAAVLGRRTGPELARIFASLDLFVHTGPLETFCQTVQEAMASGVPVIAPAAGGPLDLVVPGRTGVLVPPDDAAAVRDAVWALAADPGLRAAYGAAGRAAVAGRTWEAVGEQLVGHYEEVLAARTVVAA, from the coding sequence ATGCGTGTCGTCATCGTCACCGAATCCTTCCCTCCCGACGTCAACGGCGTGGCGCACTGCGCCCTGCAGACCGCACGGCAGCTCGCCGGCCGCGGTCACCAACCGCTCGTCGTCGCCCCGGCCACCGAGGCCGGGGCCCGGGCCGACGCCGGGGCACCGTGTCCCGTCGTCCGCGTCCCCTCCCTCCCACTGCCCGGCTATCCGCAGGTCAGGGTGGCGCTGCCGAGCCGCAGGGTGGCCGCCGCGCTGGCCGGGCACCGGGCCCAAGTGGTCCATCTGGCCAGCCCGTTCGTGCTCGGCGCCCGCGGCATGGCGGCCGCGGGACGGCTCGGCATCCCCGCCGTCGCCGTCTACCAGACGGACCTGGGCGGCTACGCGCGGACGTACGTGGGCATGGGGGAGTCCACCGCCTGGCGGCGCATCCGCGCTGTCCACACGGCCGCCGACCGCACCCTCGCCCCGTCGAGCGCCGCGCTGCGCGACCTGGAGGCGCACGGAGTGCCACGGGTGCGGCTGTGGCCGCGTGGCGTCGACACGGTCCGCTTCCGGCCCGCCCTGCGCGACGCGGCGCTGCGGCGCGCACTCGCCCCGGACGGCGAACTGATCGTCGGCTACGTGGGACGCCTCGCTCCGGAGAAGCGGGTCGAACTCCTGGCCGGGGTGTGCGCTCTGGAGGGCGTGCGCGTGGTCGTGGTGGGCGACGGGCCGAGCCAGGGCGCGGTGCGGGCCGCGCTGCCCGGAGCCGCCGTCCTCGGGCGGCGCACAGGACCCGAACTCGCCCGGATCTTCGCCTCCTTGGACCTGTTCGTCCACACCGGTCCCCTTGAGACGTTCTGCCAGACCGTGCAGGAGGCCATGGCCAGCGGTGTGCCGGTGATCGCGCCCGCGGCGGGCGGACCACTCGACCTCGTCGTGCCGGGCAGGACCGGTGTCCTGGTGCCGCCGGACGACGCGGCCGCGGTGCGCGACGCCGTCTGGGCCCTGGCCGCCGACCCAGGGCTACGGGCCGCGTACGGGGCGGCGGGGCGCGCGGCCGTCGCGGGGCGCACCTGGGAAGCGGTGGGCGAGCAACTCGTCGGCCACTACGAAGAGGTGCTCGCGGCGCGGACGGTGGTGGCGGCGTGA
- a CDS encoding SGNH/GDSL hydrolase family protein produces MSGVDQPPQSPEPEAEWEPGPAWEPEPEPEPGQWPVPDGPLRFAALGDSLTEGVGDPVDGAWRGWAALLAEGIASPGREVELHNLAVSGAQTSDVLLRQTPAALALRPDIVSVVVGVNDTLRQTFDIHAVAARLDEVYGALTARGAVLLTACLPDPGTMLGLPGVLARPLARRQGAVNAVVHALSRRHGAVHLHAAEGDLAADRTLWSADRLHPGERGHRVFAAGFHALLVDRGLAAGTPPAREPELPPPTRSASLWWLATAGTGWVARRCTDLLPQLLALAADEVRHQARGTSGRLDVSASHAVAAALAAL; encoded by the coding sequence ATGTCGGGAGTTGACCAGCCGCCGCAGTCACCGGAGCCGGAAGCGGAGTGGGAGCCGGGACCAGCGTGGGAGCCGGAGCCGGAGCCGGAGCCGGGCCAGTGGCCCGTGCCCGATGGCCCCCTGCGGTTCGCCGCGCTGGGTGATTCGCTCACCGAAGGCGTGGGCGACCCCGTGGACGGCGCCTGGCGCGGCTGGGCGGCGCTGCTCGCCGAGGGGATCGCGTCGCCCGGGCGCGAGGTGGAGCTGCACAACCTCGCCGTCAGCGGCGCCCAGACCTCGGACGTGCTGCTGCGCCAGACCCCCGCGGCACTCGCTCTGCGCCCCGACATCGTCTCCGTCGTCGTGGGCGTCAACGACACCCTGCGGCAGACCTTCGACATCCACGCCGTGGCCGCCCGCCTAGACGAGGTCTACGGGGCCCTCACCGCCCGGGGAGCCGTGCTGCTCACCGCGTGCCTGCCCGACCCGGGCACGATGCTCGGTCTGCCCGGCGTCCTGGCCAGACCGCTGGCCCGCCGACAGGGCGCGGTCAACGCCGTCGTGCACGCGCTCTCCCGGCGCCACGGCGCCGTTCATCTGCACGCCGCCGAGGGCGACCTGGCCGCCGACCGGACCCTGTGGAGTGCGGACCGGCTGCACCCCGGCGAGCGCGGTCACCGGGTCTTCGCCGCCGGTTTCCACGCCCTCCTCGTCGACCGGGGGCTCGCGGCGGGCACGCCGCCCGCGCGCGAGCCCGAACTGCCCCCGCCCACGCGTTCCGCGAGCTTGTGGTGGTTGGCCACCGCGGGCACGGGGTGGGTGGCGCGCCGGTGCACCGACCTGCTGCCCCAACTCCTCGCCCTCGCGGCCGACGAGGTGCGGCATCAGGCGCGGGGCACCAGCGGCCGCCTCGATGTGAGCGCTTCGCACGCGGTGGCCGCGGCCCTGGCCGCTCTTTGA